In Maridesulfovibrio frigidus DSM 17176, a genomic segment contains:
- a CDS encoding MFS transporter has product MTQVSQKTRNGMSIKGFSLALAALSSVVWMGTSIFIPGLPEIGRDLSMSSQELSATLTLYFVSFAAVMIVAGPLSDAWGRRNFVLTGLALFCLGSLVCPMADSGTVFLAGRVIQGLGVGLIQVPTLAMVRDECPGPEAYTVLGLLGAMTALIPILSMLIGGVVIEYVGWRVVFYILTGVSIASGFASIYLGETLPKENRPPRVDFAGSLKNYRDILLSNQILLVAGPLLMFAVFQGAYLVITPLSLQTDFGLTPTGFAIANILIIAGIIAGQLSAVRAVKKFPPKKLFVLGAVIGLAGSVLFSALDMTSSMSHVIIFMAPLTLLGFSFGFIEPISLKSLFAKFKETSGMASASYVSLLLICQGIGSTVAGMLMDGSFSPQNTLSIMITPLGILMVVLTFSGRDKLL; this is encoded by the coding sequence TTGACTCAAGTCTCGCAAAAAACCAGAAACGGCATGTCCATCAAAGGTTTTAGCCTAGCGCTCGCAGCGCTGAGCAGTGTAGTCTGGATGGGAACCAGTATTTTTATACCGGGCTTGCCAGAAATAGGACGTGATCTGTCCATGAGCAGTCAAGAGCTCAGCGCAACACTTACGCTCTATTTCGTCAGCTTTGCTGCAGTAATGATTGTGGCGGGACCTCTGTCTGACGCGTGGGGACGACGGAACTTCGTTCTCACAGGACTAGCTCTGTTTTGTCTGGGCAGTTTAGTGTGTCCTATGGCAGACAGCGGTACTGTTTTTCTGGCTGGGCGGGTAATTCAAGGACTTGGCGTGGGACTGATTCAAGTTCCTACATTAGCAATGGTTCGAGATGAATGCCCGGGACCCGAAGCATACACAGTACTAGGACTGCTTGGCGCGATGACCGCGCTTATCCCTATACTATCTATGCTTATAGGCGGAGTGGTCATAGAATATGTCGGGTGGCGTGTTGTCTTTTACATTCTGACAGGTGTGTCCATCGCGAGCGGCTTTGCATCCATTTACTTAGGTGAAACTCTCCCGAAGGAAAATCGACCGCCCAGAGTAGACTTCGCTGGCAGCCTGAAAAATTACCGAGATATCCTCCTTTCCAATCAGATATTATTGGTAGCAGGACCTCTACTAATGTTCGCAGTATTTCAAGGAGCCTACCTTGTAATCACCCCACTATCTCTACAAACAGATTTCGGCCTAACTCCGACCGGATTCGCCATAGCCAACATACTAATCATAGCGGGTATTATTGCTGGTCAATTATCAGCTGTAAGGGCCGTTAAGAAATTTCCCCCGAAAAAGCTCTTTGTACTCGGTGCAGTTATCGGCCTCGCTGGCAGCGTGCTGTTTTCAGCTTTAGACATGACTTCATCTATGTCACATGTCATTATCTTCATGGCCCCTTTGACTCTTTTAGGATTCAGCTTCGGATTCATCGAGCCAATCAGTTTAAAGTCGCTGTTCGCTAAATTTAAAGAGACTTCAGGCATGGCATCAGCCTCATACGTCAGCCTTCTACTTATATGCCAAGGTATAGGAAGCACTGTCGCAGGAATGCTCATGGACGGTTCCTTTTCCCCGCAGAACACGCTATCTATAATGATTACCCCTCTGGGAATCCTAATGGTGGTGCTGACGTTTAGTGGGCGGGATAAGTTGCTTTAG
- a CDS encoding bacteriohemerythrin — MGKLEWVDSLSVGVKSIDDEHKRLIKIANSIIKISCDFSDRDKLTRAMSCLREYTVFHFSNEEAYMASISCPELTKHSAEHARLKRVVKEFPAKATYPAH, encoded by the coding sequence ATGGGTAAATTAGAATGGGTTGATTCTTTGAGCGTTGGCGTTAAGTCTATTGATGATGAGCATAAGAGGCTGATTAAGATAGCAAATTCTATCATTAAAATATCTTGTGACTTTTCTGACAGGGATAAACTAACACGCGCAATGTCGTGTTTGCGCGAGTACACCGTTTTTCATTTTTCAAATGAAGAGGCTTACATGGCATCAATTAGTTGCCCTGAATTAACAAAGCACTCCGCAGAGCATGCACGATTGAAGCGTGTAGTGAAAGAATTTCCAGCTAAAGCAACTTATCCCGCCCACTAA